Proteins encoded in a region of the Nitrospira sp. genome:
- a CDS encoding outer membrane beta-barrel protein: MHDTIPDSVVYFRLSILRRCPAVILITLLLMWGIAFVEARADTPDSKGDETLEHVALRHKGTPKGVMKRLLSEDWGLRLYGYLEGSYTQNFNNPSNNINELRIFDVNSNQFRPNLAQFVLEKEAKADGNWKDRAGFRVKFNAGRDSDFIGGVGLSTWADFQEFYVQYVAPVGNGLHIQLGQFNTLIGYEVVESPHNPNYSRSWLFGLGQPFTTRGGRVSYDITERVSLSVGAIGYINSARADSQHDPLVESALTITPSERVKLTLYGLAGPRPGASGTPGGDLLLVGGFASFHATDQTSLVLESYYANQANSSRISQAGNARWNGVAGYVIHDFTKQWGVRLRGELFEDAGGFVTCEGTTAYQPRANVCFGATSTTPAPPVAQTLWEVTSTLQYKPFKSLITRLEYRYDKSNQNVFQVGSRATSYQSTLSLEAIYLF; this comes from the coding sequence ATGCACGATACAATTCCTGACTCGGTTGTCTATTTTCGGTTGTCTATTTTACGTCGCTGTCCAGCTGTCATCCTCATAACCCTGCTCCTCATGTGGGGGATTGCGTTTGTTGAGGCGCGGGCCGATACACCAGACAGCAAGGGGGATGAAACGCTGGAACACGTCGCCCTCCGACACAAGGGCACGCCGAAAGGGGTAATGAAGCGCCTGCTCTCGGAAGACTGGGGGTTGCGGTTGTATGGATATCTCGAGGGCTCTTACACCCAAAATTTCAATAATCCGTCCAATAACATCAATGAGCTTCGTATCTTCGACGTAAATTCGAACCAGTTTCGGCCGAATCTCGCGCAGTTCGTGTTGGAGAAGGAAGCCAAAGCCGATGGAAATTGGAAAGATCGCGCTGGGTTTCGCGTGAAGTTCAATGCCGGCCGTGATTCTGATTTCATCGGTGGCGTCGGGCTCAGCACCTGGGCCGACTTCCAGGAATTCTATGTGCAGTATGTCGCGCCGGTTGGGAATGGACTCCACATACAACTCGGTCAGTTCAATACCTTGATCGGCTACGAAGTCGTGGAAAGCCCGCACAATCCCAATTATTCAAGATCGTGGCTCTTCGGCCTCGGGCAGCCGTTTACGACTCGAGGAGGGCGGGTGTCATATGACATTACGGAACGGGTCTCGCTGTCGGTCGGAGCGATCGGCTACATCAACTCGGCGCGAGCAGACAGTCAACATGACCCATTGGTGGAATCAGCGCTGACCATCACTCCGTCTGAACGGGTCAAACTCACCTTGTACGGCTTGGCCGGGCCTCGGCCTGGAGCGAGCGGGACGCCCGGCGGGGACCTCCTATTGGTCGGGGGGTTTGCCAGCTTCCACGCGACAGACCAGACTTCGCTCGTCCTTGAGTCTTACTATGCGAATCAGGCGAACAGCAGCAGGATCAGCCAGGCAGGCAATGCGCGGTGGAACGGAGTGGCGGGCTATGTGATCCATGATTTCACCAAACAATGGGGGGTACGGCTTCGCGGGGAACTGTTTGAGGATGCCGGCGGATTTGTAACCTGCGAAGGAACGACGGCTTACCAGCCGAGAGCCAACGTCTGCTTCGGGGCCACCTCGACGACACCCGCACCGCCCGTCGCGCAAACCCTGTGGGAAGTCACCTCGACATTACAATACAAACCGTTCAAATCCCTCATCACCCGGCTGGAATATCGGTACGACAAGTCCAACCAGAACGTGTTTCAAGTCGGCTCACGCGCGACCAGCTATCAATCGACGCTGTCCTTGGAGGCCATCTATCTGTTCTGA
- a CDS encoding CBS domain-containing protein gives MVTVGNLMQKEPVTVDVGTSVIEAAKLMKAYNVESVLVARQARIIGILTESDVVKKFVGAEKVSYFVPVEDIMSSPVLGIEERRPLTEAADLMDKHRTRHLGVTKGGALIGLVSVRDFLRPVSIDEF, from the coding sequence ATGGTCACAGTCGGTAACTTAATGCAGAAGGAACCAGTAACGGTGGACGTAGGCACCTCTGTCATCGAGGCGGCGAAACTGATGAAAGCCTATAACGTCGAAAGTGTGCTGGTGGCCCGCCAAGCGCGGATCATCGGCATCCTAACGGAATCGGACGTCGTCAAGAAGTTCGTGGGGGCCGAGAAAGTATCCTACTTCGTGCCGGTGGAGGACATCATGAGCAGTCCGGTACTCGGCATCGAAGAGCGACGACCATTGACAGAAGCCGCCGACCTCATGGACAAACATCGCACACGCCACCTCGGCGTGACCAAAGGCGGTGCGCTCATCGGCCTGGTGTCGGTTCGGGACTTTCTCCGACCCGTCTCCATCGACGAGTTTTAA
- a CDS encoding PhoX family phosphatase translates to MVAFESVPVSSADEIVVPKGYTAEVLIAWGDPVSNGPAFKQDASNTADDQARQWGMHNDGVVYFPISGSRRGLIVQNNEYTDDGLLFPDGVNNWTQEKTNKSLNAHGVSIIEVSRRTGFSFDVRRRRGKWDVVRPSHFARRITGMTPIDIGGPAAGDPRLVTSEDLTGKQVLGTLNTCAMGYTPWGTYLVCEENFNGYFRKNGPQTNLEKRYGISATGFGYLWHTTDKRFRVDEEPNEPNRFGWVVEIDPYRPHSTPVKRTALGRLKHEGACVQEAQNGKVVVYMGDDERNEYIYRYVSNLPWQQALQQGINPLDDGILYVAKFHADGTGEWLPLTSDNPRLAGWTLNDILINTRGAADAAGATMMDRPEWIDTFPRTLTAVAILTNNNRRGTNPPSVNNPDGTTAAGSARPPVDAVNLRVANNYGHIIRWYYRQDWTEPTFGWDIFALCGDPANPAHGSTIFGDKYGSPDGIYVDPSGLLWIQTDVSTSTINAGAYVGFGNNQMLAAHPETRETRRFLLGPSQCEITGVFMTPDRRNLFVGIQHPGERPDDQPGDPLNPKQFSSWPDGPSGGRPRSALIVITKDDGGKIGS, encoded by the coding sequence GTGGTCGCGTTCGAAAGTGTGCCGGTTTCTTCTGCCGACGAGATTGTGGTGCCGAAAGGGTACACGGCGGAGGTCCTTATCGCCTGGGGCGATCCCGTCTCAAACGGCCCGGCCTTCAAGCAAGACGCAAGCAACACCGCCGATGATCAGGCACGTCAGTGGGGCATGCACAACGACGGGGTCGTCTATTTTCCGATCTCTGGATCACGACGTGGATTGATCGTCCAAAACAATGAATATACCGACGACGGTTTGCTGTTTCCGGACGGGGTGAACAATTGGACGCAGGAAAAAACCAACAAGTCGCTCAACGCTCATGGTGTATCGATTATTGAAGTGTCAAGGCGAACCGGCTTTTCCTTTGACGTACGGCGTCGCCGAGGCAAGTGGGATGTCGTGCGGCCTTCTCACTTTGCTCGCCGTATCACAGGCATGACCCCGATCGACATCGGAGGGCCGGCAGCGGGCGATCCGCGCTTGGTGACGAGTGAAGACCTGACCGGCAAACAAGTGTTGGGCACGCTGAACACCTGTGCCATGGGCTACACGCCCTGGGGAACCTATCTGGTCTGCGAAGAGAATTTCAATGGTTACTTCCGCAAAAACGGCCCGCAGACGAACCTTGAGAAGCGGTACGGCATCAGTGCCACCGGATTCGGCTATCTCTGGCATACGACCGATAAGCGGTTTCGGGTCGACGAGGAACCCAACGAGCCGAATCGGTTTGGTTGGGTGGTAGAGATCGACCCGTACCGACCGCATTCGACGCCGGTGAAGCGCACTGCGCTTGGCCGACTCAAGCATGAAGGGGCCTGCGTACAAGAGGCGCAGAACGGCAAAGTCGTCGTGTACATGGGCGACGATGAGCGCAACGAGTACATCTATCGCTACGTATCCAACCTTCCTTGGCAACAAGCGCTCCAGCAAGGTATCAATCCTCTTGACGACGGCATCCTGTACGTTGCGAAATTCCATGCGGACGGTACGGGAGAGTGGCTCCCGCTGACGTCGGACAATCCGCGCCTGGCCGGATGGACCCTGAACGATATTCTCATCAATACGCGTGGCGCTGCGGATGCTGCTGGAGCGACGATGATGGATCGCCCAGAGTGGATCGATACGTTCCCTCGAACTCTGACGGCGGTCGCGATTCTGACCAATAACAACCGGCGCGGCACGAATCCACCGTCGGTGAACAATCCTGATGGGACGACCGCGGCCGGCTCTGCCCGTCCTCCGGTGGATGCAGTCAATCTTCGCGTTGCGAATAACTATGGGCACATCATCCGTTGGTACTATCGTCAGGATTGGACCGAGCCGACCTTCGGCTGGGATATCTTCGCCCTCTGCGGCGATCCAGCGAACCCGGCTCACGGCTCCACGATCTTCGGCGATAAATACGGCTCGCCGGACGGTATTTATGTGGATCCCAGCGGCTTGCTCTGGATCCAGACCGATGTGTCGACCTCCACGATCAACGCGGGCGCCTATGTCGGTTTCGGCAACAATCAGATGCTGGCCGCGCATCCTGAAACCAGGGAGACCCGCCGCTTTCTGCTCGGACCGAGTCAGTGTGAAATTACCGGTGTTTTCATGACCCCGGACCGGCGCAACCTGTTTGTGGGAATTCAGCATCCGGGCGAGCGGCCGGATGACCAACCTGGCGATCCGCTGAATCCGAAACAGTTCAGCTCCTGGCCTGACGGTCCGAGTGGTGGTCGCCCTCGCTCGGCGTTGATCGTCATTACCAAAGATGACGGAGGGAAGATCGGCAGCTGA
- a CDS encoding phosphoglycerate mutase family protein, giving the protein MVKDCILVRHGIAVEPDGWEGAEENRPLTEKGKRRARQAAEGLAALGCEPTHLFTSPYVRAYDTARLLRAVIRPTLKVETREELAVGAKPERLVTLLRTLSSNAVVVCVGMNLSLVKL; this is encoded by the coding sequence ATGGTTAAGGACTGTATTCTGGTTCGTCATGGCATCGCTGTGGAACCTGATGGATGGGAAGGGGCGGAGGAGAATCGCCCTCTCACGGAGAAAGGGAAAAGGCGTGCTCGACAGGCTGCCGAAGGGTTGGCCGCACTTGGCTGTGAGCCGACCCACCTGTTTACGAGCCCGTATGTGCGAGCCTACGATACGGCAAGGCTGTTACGGGCGGTCATCCGTCCGACTCTCAAAGTCGAGACGCGGGAAGAATTGGCTGTCGGAGCGAAGCCAGAACGACTCGTTACGCTTCTCCGCACGCTTTCGTCTAACGCAGTGGTAGTCTGTGTGGGCATGAACCTCAGCTTGGTGAAGTTGTGA
- a CDS encoding heavy metal translocating P-type ATPase yields the protein MKQTEAAFQRRQNARGDSKRVNIVRLSSGNHQLTATGRKIQKPSRSRGRFARSIRKASSHPDWAVTEILHSMKGRVRLKVPALKRHPALAQPLETFLSALPGILGVWANQNCASLTITFDPKVWSAGALSVRLNRLSSDTLRTVSKAAGSGMDRASQQSGETGFELVLSTAGLACVAAEFLAAPLIPFFLLGSALPMFARAFDAFGRRDALTVDVLDASAITLLACQGQLPMALFMVWLVNLGDYIRDVTVMQAQDAVTEVLAYRRTPAWVVREGKTVQIEVDKVQIGETVVVYPGERIPIDGTVLKGRATVDQQALTGESLPVEKTAGHVAHAATVVQEGKLYVRVERVGNDTEAARIVRMVQDAPAHETRIQNYAERWANELVPYSFAFAGASGVLSQNLSSCASVLIIDYGTGIRIAAPTAVLASMTKAVRHGILIKGGRYMEQLAGVDAIVFDKTGTLTSGSPQVTEIYTYNGINKTDVLGFAAACEQRLTHPVAKAIVLAAESQGIAIPERSNSHYTIGLGVEADVGGQAVLVGCERFMTAKSIHVTTEVQRHLYELGREAMSPVCVAINGELVGTLAYADPIRPESADVVEQLRGKGIRHIAMLTGDHSHVASRVAQAVGISDLIADALPRDKVTYVKDLQQQGYRVAVIGDGINDSPALAHADVGIAVSGGADVAEATAHVVLLNGGLWKVPLALDISRKALDLIEQNWRIISIPNTVALGLAVFGAIGAGAATLLSNGSAILATANALRPLMARGPLVKSGGEN from the coding sequence GTGAAGCAAACGGAAGCTGCCTTCCAACGAAGGCAGAACGCGAGAGGAGATTCTAAACGAGTGAACATCGTTCGGCTCTCCAGCGGCAATCATCAGCTCACCGCGACCGGCCGAAAGATTCAAAAACCCTCCAGGAGCCGAGGGCGTTTCGCGAGAAGCATCCGGAAGGCCTCGTCTCACCCCGATTGGGCCGTCACCGAGATTCTCCATTCGATGAAGGGACGCGTCAGACTCAAGGTCCCGGCTCTTAAGCGCCATCCTGCGCTGGCCCAGCCGTTGGAAACCTTTTTGTCCGCCTTGCCCGGAATTCTTGGCGTATGGGCCAATCAGAATTGCGCGAGTCTGACCATCACATTCGATCCGAAGGTCTGGTCGGCGGGGGCACTGAGCGTCCGGTTGAATCGACTCTCTTCCGATACGCTTCGTACCGTCTCCAAGGCCGCCGGTTCGGGCATGGATCGAGCCTCACAGCAATCAGGAGAAACCGGCTTCGAGCTGGTCTTGTCCACCGCAGGTCTTGCCTGCGTGGCTGCGGAGTTCCTCGCAGCTCCTCTCATTCCTTTTTTCTTATTGGGCAGCGCGCTGCCCATGTTCGCCCGCGCCTTCGATGCCTTTGGCCGTCGTGATGCCTTGACGGTCGATGTTCTGGATGCTTCGGCAATTACGCTGCTCGCCTGTCAGGGACAGTTACCGATGGCATTGTTCATGGTCTGGTTGGTCAATCTGGGAGATTACATTCGGGATGTCACGGTGATGCAGGCGCAGGATGCCGTCACAGAGGTGTTGGCCTATCGACGTACACCGGCGTGGGTCGTTCGTGAGGGTAAGACTGTGCAAATCGAAGTCGACAAGGTACAGATTGGAGAGACCGTGGTTGTGTACCCTGGGGAACGAATTCCCATTGACGGCACAGTACTGAAGGGCAGAGCCACGGTGGATCAGCAGGCCCTGACCGGTGAATCATTGCCGGTTGAAAAAACCGCCGGGCATGTCGCGCATGCAGCAACCGTGGTGCAGGAGGGGAAACTCTATGTGCGCGTCGAACGCGTCGGAAACGATACGGAGGCTGCGAGAATCGTGCGTATGGTGCAGGATGCTCCGGCGCATGAGACGCGTATCCAAAACTACGCCGAACGGTGGGCTAACGAACTCGTTCCGTACAGTTTTGCCTTCGCCGGGGCAAGCGGCGTCCTCTCGCAAAACCTCTCGTCCTGCGCATCGGTGCTCATCATCGACTATGGAACCGGTATCCGCATCGCCGCGCCGACTGCTGTCTTGGCCTCGATGACCAAAGCCGTCCGGCATGGAATCCTCATCAAAGGCGGCCGGTATATGGAACAGTTGGCAGGGGTCGACGCCATTGTCTTTGATAAAACGGGAACGTTGACTTCCGGCTCACCGCAGGTGACGGAGATCTATACCTACAACGGAATCAACAAAACGGATGTCCTGGGGTTTGCAGCAGCTTGCGAGCAACGGTTGACGCATCCGGTGGCGAAGGCCATCGTCCTGGCCGCCGAAAGTCAAGGCATTGCCATTCCCGAACGGAGCAACTCGCATTACACGATCGGGCTTGGCGTGGAAGCTGATGTCGGCGGGCAAGCGGTTCTTGTCGGGTGCGAGCGGTTCATGACGGCAAAGTCCATTCATGTCACAACAGAGGTTCAGCGACATTTGTACGAGCTCGGCCGAGAAGCCATGTCGCCGGTCTGTGTAGCGATAAATGGCGAACTGGTAGGAACCTTGGCCTACGCCGACCCGATACGCCCGGAATCGGCCGATGTCGTTGAGCAGCTCCGAGGAAAAGGAATTCGTCACATTGCGATGCTGACGGGCGACCATTCGCACGTGGCGAGCAGGGTGGCACAGGCGGTGGGCATTTCCGACCTCATCGCCGATGCCTTGCCGCGTGACAAGGTCACCTACGTCAAAGACTTGCAACAGCAGGGCTATCGAGTGGCCGTCATCGGCGATGGCATTAACGATTCTCCGGCCCTCGCCCATGCCGATGTGGGCATCGCCGTCAGCGGCGGCGCAGATGTGGCGGAAGCGACGGCCCATGTCGTACTGTTGAATGGCGGGCTCTGGAAGGTACCGCTGGCTTTGGACATCAGCAGAAAGGCGTTGGACTTGATCGAGCAAAACTGGAGAATCATATCGATACCGAATACGGTGGCATTGGGCTTGGCTGTCTTTGGTGCGATTGGTGCGGGAGCGGCCACCTTGCTAAGCAACGGGTCGGCTATTCTCGCGACAGCGAACGCGCTGAGGCCGCTGATGGCACGCGGACCTCTTGTCAAGAGTGGAGGAGAGAATTAA
- a CDS encoding CYTH domain-containing protein, with translation MIRLDKHLATGDRSSPISLQPERELKLAVDPNFRIPRLPGTPLPRRQLISTYYDTVAYDLAHAKITLRHRIERGKKSWQLKILLGNDRQEVEVPDDQGDPPASLRHLVMLHLGHRKLLPVVSLRVRRSGILVQQHRHPVAEVTLDNVTVVKNGSVIQRFRELEIEQRQGDEAALRSLERHMREAGASGHDGQPKFFRTLSLAASIPPAQPQPF, from the coding sequence ATGATCCGATTGGACAAACATCTCGCTACTGGTGATCGCTCCTCCCCAATCTCATTACAACCAGAACGCGAACTGAAACTAGCCGTCGATCCTAATTTCCGCATCCCTCGACTTCCCGGAACGCCGCTCCCCCGACGACAGCTGATCTCCACCTATTACGACACCGTTGCCTATGACTTGGCCCATGCGAAGATTACTCTTCGCCATCGAATCGAACGGGGGAAAAAGTCTTGGCAGTTGAAAATTCTCTTGGGCAATGATCGGCAGGAAGTGGAAGTGCCTGACGATCAGGGAGATCCACCGGCTTCTCTCCGCCATCTGGTGATGCTCCATTTAGGGCATCGGAAACTGTTGCCGGTCGTGAGCCTGCGAGTCAGACGGTCGGGCATCCTGGTACAACAACATCGTCATCCTGTCGCTGAAGTGACCCTCGATAATGTGACCGTGGTGAAGAATGGCTCCGTGATCCAGCGGTTCCGTGAGTTGGAAATCGAACAACGGCAGGGCGATGAGGCCGCGCTTCGTTCCCTCGAACGGCACATGCGCGAAGCCGGTGCGTCTGGTCATGATGGACAGCCAAAGTTCTTTCGTACCCTCTCCCTCGCAGCTTCCATACCCCCCGCGCAGCCCCAGCCGTTTTGA
- a CDS encoding CYTH and CHAD domain-containing protein has translation MTRSDTHLAPLYRSGSISSQTEHELKLAVAPGFRMPRLPGTPLPRRQLISTYYDTAAYDLAHAWITLRHRIERGKKSWQLKIPLGDDRQEIEVIDGEADPPASLRDLLILHLGHRKLMPVVTMRVWRRGFLVRHGQVPVAEIALDTVSVDKNGRTTQRFHELEIEQRQGDEASLRSLERQLREAGAFDHDGRPKLFQALSLPARTSPMQPQTEAPVVEYIKWALSQHVGWLLAHDPGTRLGTEPESLHQMRVATRRLRAVLRTARPLLLPAWMTSLQQELKWLSELLGPARDLDVQIAYFTEESADLGEGDRKLLAQFISHLRTQRAAVQQMVLSELTSARYFELIRRLQQAAQAPSSIVESSLTVRQLAKREFKKLRKAICRLGPSPSDTRLHKVRIKAKRARYATELACSSMDKPAGRFIKSTRAVQDLLGIHQDAIQAERHIRQFLKYSTSVRAGFLAGRMAERQRHRRDTIRKDMKPLFKTLLKRGKKAWG, from the coding sequence ATGACTCGGTCGGACACCCATCTCGCGCCTCTTTACCGCTCAGGTTCGATTTCGTCGCAGACCGAGCATGAACTCAAGCTGGCCGTTGCTCCCGGCTTTCGCATGCCTCGGCTTCCCGGCACACCGCTCCCCCGGCGGCAGTTGATATCCACCTATTACGACACGGCCGCCTACGACTTGGCCCATGCGTGGATTACTCTTCGCCACCGAATCGAACGGGGGAAAAAGTCTTGGCAGCTGAAAATTCCGTTGGGCGATGATCGGCAGGAGATAGAAGTGATCGACGGCGAGGCCGATCCACCGGCCTCGCTCCGCGACTTACTGATTCTCCATCTCGGACATCGGAAACTGATGCCAGTCGTGACGATGCGCGTGTGGAGAAGGGGCTTCCTGGTGCGTCATGGCCAAGTACCCGTCGCGGAAATCGCTCTCGACACGGTGTCAGTCGACAAGAACGGCCGCACCACCCAGCGCTTTCACGAACTCGAGATCGAACAACGGCAGGGCGACGAAGCCTCGCTCCGTTCCCTCGAACGGCAGCTGCGAGAAGCGGGTGCGTTCGATCACGACGGGAGGCCCAAGTTATTTCAGGCCCTCTCCCTCCCGGCCCGTACCTCACCTATGCAGCCTCAGACGGAGGCGCCGGTGGTCGAATACATAAAGTGGGCACTCTCTCAGCACGTCGGATGGCTCCTCGCTCATGATCCCGGCACGAGGCTTGGAACCGAGCCTGAGAGCCTCCATCAAATGCGTGTCGCGACAAGACGCCTGCGCGCGGTGCTCCGCACAGCGCGACCCCTCCTCCTCCCTGCGTGGATGACGTCACTGCAACAGGAGCTCAAGTGGCTGAGCGAGTTGTTGGGACCAGCCCGCGATCTCGACGTCCAGATCGCCTATTTCACGGAGGAATCTGCCGATTTGGGGGAGGGAGATCGCAAGTTGTTGGCACAATTTATCTCCCACCTGCGCACTCAACGAGCGGCCGTTCAGCAGATGGTCCTCAGCGAACTCACGAGCGCTCGATACTTCGAACTCATCCGGCGGCTGCAACAAGCGGCGCAGGCCCCCTCCTCGATCGTGGAGTCTTCCCTAACCGTCCGCCAACTCGCCAAGCGAGAATTCAAGAAACTGCGCAAAGCGATCTGCCGGCTAGGTCCTTCGCCATCAGACACCCGACTTCATAAGGTCCGTATCAAGGCCAAACGCGCCCGCTATGCGACGGAACTCGCGTGCAGCTCGATGGACAAACCAGCCGGCCGGTTTATCAAGTCGACGCGCGCAGTCCAGGATCTACTGGGCATCCATCAGGATGCGATCCAAGCGGAACGTCACATTCGACAGTTTCTGAAATACTCGACGAGTGTCCGCGCCGGATTTCTCGCAGGACGCATGGCCGAGCGGCAACGGCATCGGCGAGACACCATCCGCAAGGACATGAAACCGCTGTTCAAAACGTTACTGAAACGGGGGAAGAAGGCCTGGGGATGA
- a CDS encoding glycerophosphodiester phosphodiesterase — MLRVARSKMLPAVTSLVCLTAVGVSADEAERWEPASYDQDRYDQDRPIVIAHRGASGYVPEHTLAAFAMAILQGADFIEPDLVITKDGHLIARHDNVLDLTTDVSSRPEFAGRKTTKTVDGAAVTGWFSEDFTLEEIKTLRAIERISDVRPVNTRFDGQFEVPTLQEVIDLAQAYEKFLGHRIGLYPETKHPTYFDRLGLPLEEPLVNVLHRNGYEGRNARVFIQSFEINNLRKLKSMTRIPLVQLLWIEGKPFDVEAGGGSLTYEQMATPAGLAQIVSYAKGVGPEKRFIIPLDSAGNLDPSRATQFVQDAHAVGLQVHPYTFCSENVFLPTNFRSSSDPNALGDGVGEIKTFLRTGIDGFFTDQTDRGIVARDAFLKIH; from the coding sequence ATGCTTCGTGTCGCAAGAAGCAAGATGCTACCCGCAGTGACATCGCTTGTCTGTCTGACGGCGGTGGGGGTGAGCGCCGATGAGGCAGAACGATGGGAACCGGCTTCATATGACCAGGACAGATACGACCAGGACAGGCCCATTGTGATCGCACACCGGGGGGCGAGCGGATATGTGCCCGAGCACACGCTGGCCGCCTTTGCGATGGCGATTCTTCAGGGAGCCGATTTTATTGAGCCGGATCTCGTCATCACGAAGGACGGCCATCTGATTGCTCGCCATGATAATGTCCTGGATCTGACGACAGACGTGTCGAGCAGGCCTGAGTTTGCCGGACGCAAGACCACCAAGACCGTCGATGGTGCCGCGGTCACAGGCTGGTTCAGCGAGGATTTCACGCTGGAGGAAATCAAGACGCTACGGGCCATCGAGCGTATCTCGGATGTCCGGCCCGTCAATACAAGGTTTGACGGTCAATTCGAGGTTCCGACGCTACAAGAAGTCATCGATCTCGCACAGGCCTATGAAAAGTTCCTCGGACACAGAATCGGGCTCTACCCCGAAACCAAACATCCGACATATTTCGACCGTCTGGGGCTCCCGCTTGAAGAACCCCTGGTGAACGTGCTGCACCGGAACGGTTACGAGGGGCGCAACGCTCGGGTCTTCATCCAGTCATTTGAGATCAATAATCTGCGCAAGCTGAAGAGCATGACGAGAATTCCTCTGGTTCAACTTCTCTGGATCGAGGGTAAGCCGTTTGATGTGGAAGCAGGAGGTGGTTCGCTCACCTATGAGCAAATGGCGACTCCGGCGGGATTGGCCCAGATCGTTTCGTACGCCAAGGGAGTTGGTCCTGAGAAGCGCTTCATCATCCCCCTCGACTCTGCAGGGAACCTAGACCCCTCCCGCGCCACACAGTTTGTCCAGGATGCCCATGCAGTGGGGCTCCAGGTGCATCCGTACACCTTTTGCTCCGAGAACGTCTTTCTGCCGACCAATTTCAGATCGTCCAGCGATCCCAACGCGCTGGGCGATGGCGTCGGGGAGATCAAGACTTTTTTGAGGACCGGGATCGATGGCTTCTTCACCGATCAGACCGATCGCGGCATCGTGGCCCGCGATGCCTTCTTGAAGATTCATTGA
- a CDS encoding CBS domain-containing protein, with protein sequence MVTVGNLMKKEPVTVDAGTSVVEAAKLMKACNVESVLVSRQAQIIGIVTESDVVRKFVGVEKASYFVPVEDIMSSPVPGIEERRPLTEAADLMDKHRTLHLGVTKGGALIGLVSVRDFLRPVSLDDF encoded by the coding sequence ATGGTCACAGTCGGCAACTTGATGAAGAAGGAACCGGTGACGGTAGATGCAGGCACGTCGGTCGTCGAAGCGGCGAAACTAATGAAAGCCTGCAACGTCGAAAGTGTGTTGGTAAGCCGCCAAGCGCAGATCATCGGCATCGTAACGGAATCGGATGTTGTCAGAAAATTCGTGGGAGTCGAGAAAGCGTCCTACTTCGTGCCGGTGGAGGATATCATGAGCAGTCCTGTGCCCGGCATCGAAGAGCGACGACCGTTGACGGAAGCCGCCGATCTCATGGACAAGCATCGCACGCTCCACCTCGGCGTGACCAAAGGAGGTGCGCTCATCGGCCTCGTGTCGGTTCGGGATTTTCTCCGACCGGTGTCGCTCGACGACTTCTAA
- a CDS encoding DUF5132 domain-containing protein: MSLFEDIFKGSWGTALVGVGVALVAPTVLPAVGAALRPLAKGVIRGGVLLYDTVKETIAEAGEQVTDMVEEVRAEVEEESGDTEATPKRRARSRKESE; this comes from the coding sequence ATGTCACTGTTCGAGGATATATTCAAAGGTTCATGGGGAACGGCATTGGTGGGAGTCGGGGTCGCGCTGGTTGCCCCAACGGTATTGCCGGCGGTCGGCGCGGCTCTTCGTCCATTAGCAAAGGGCGTCATCAGGGGTGGCGTACTGTTGTACGACACGGTCAAAGAAACTATTGCGGAGGCCGGCGAGCAGGTGACCGACATGGTGGAGGAAGTCCGGGCCGAAGTCGAGGAAGAGAGCGGAGACACGGAAGCGACGCCCAAACGGAGAGCCCGATCCCGGAAAGAATCGGAATAG
- a CDS encoding phosphate-starvation-inducible PsiE family protein: MSALDTIRLFDGAILWRRLSHLDLLEVWTRAIKGVLSLVMLMILTALTGGALKTLWEIRLLIDHSAEVVLRQVIVNTLMLLALVEVFKTTVTYFREGRVKVTFIVDTILVVMLTEVISQWFKGGDWQALTALLGILFVLSVVRVMAVRWSPTLRTGLHDAMRFDL, from the coding sequence ATGTCAGCGCTGGACACGATTCGTCTGTTTGACGGTGCGATCCTATGGCGTCGGCTCTCTCATCTCGATCTCTTAGAGGTCTGGACCAGAGCCATAAAAGGGGTCCTCAGTTTGGTGATGTTGATGATCCTCACCGCCCTCACCGGCGGCGCGCTGAAGACGCTTTGGGAGATTCGACTCCTCATCGATCATTCAGCCGAGGTTGTCCTGCGCCAGGTCATCGTCAACACGCTCATGTTGCTGGCGCTCGTCGAGGTCTTCAAGACCACCGTCACCTACTTCCGGGAGGGACGCGTCAAGGTGACATTCATCGTAGATACGATCCTGGTCGTCATGCTGACCGAGGTGATCTCCCAATGGTTCAAAGGAGGAGACTGGCAAGCACTGACGGCCCTCTTAGGGATTCTGTTTGTTCTCAGCGTTGTTCGTGTCATGGCTGTTCGATGGAGTCCGACACTAAGAACAGGGCTTCATGATGCCATGCGCTTTGATCTCTAA